A genome region from Alteripontixanthobacter maritimus includes the following:
- a CDS encoding DUF2497 domain-containing protein, which translates to MQHGSDASVEEILESIKKVIARDNRSGAHDRRRRRERESLEAEIADEPETTEAEPENAAAPEPASHDEAEEILDLSPADYAEDAAFDDEDMADEPRDLADDDTVSLLTQHTHDAMRQNLAALATMATPGAAPQIVRSGETSLEGLVREMLRPMLAQWLDTNLPPMVEKLVQAEIARIAGKRG; encoded by the coding sequence ATGCAGCATGGCAGCGATGCTTCGGTGGAGGAAATCCTCGAATCAATCAAAAAGGTAATCGCGCGGGACAACCGCAGCGGCGCGCATGATCGCAGGCGGCGGCGGGAGCGCGAGAGCCTCGAGGCCGAAATTGCCGACGAACCCGAAACAACCGAGGCCGAACCGGAAAACGCAGCCGCGCCAGAGCCCGCTTCGCATGACGAGGCGGAAGAGATCCTGGACCTGTCGCCCGCCGACTATGCCGAGGACGCCGCTTTCGATGATGAAGATATGGCGGATGAACCGCGCGACCTGGCCGATGACGATACGGTGTCCTTGCTGACCCAGCATACGCATGACGCCATGCGCCAGAACCTTGCCGCCCTGGCCACGATGGCCACACCTGGTGCCGCGCCGCAGATCGTCCGGTCCGGCGAAACGTCGCTGGAAGGGCTGGTGCGCGAAATGCTCCGTCCGATGCTGGCGCAGTGGCTAGATACCAATCTGCCGCCGATGGTGGAGAAACTGGTGCAAGCGGAAATAGCCCGGATTGCCGGCAAAAGGGGCTGA
- a CDS encoding TolC family outer membrane protein, whose product MLRGTLLTIAGLAAGSALVPASASADTLREALAQAYRTNPVLAGARAQQRGTDENVVIEKSRGRPSVDATADYIEFVKQASTSFTAPERSVGTGLDLGVPLYSGGAVKNAVRAAETRVAAGQAELRATESSLFSQVVAAYMNVIGQEAIVGLSANQVDVLAVNLDATGDRFEIGILTRTDVAQSASRLALAQGDLQSARANLISARENYIQLVGEAPTNLQPPPPLPGLPATVGEAVLIALESNPDLIAAIERAEAAGIDIRVAGAGRLPRVSLFAGGNYNNFLGTLGGSGGGVAVNPPQGQTSAQVGVRLSVPLLQGGLTAARERQASAFASAALEQVIAVERDVIGQVRSSWSSWQAALAIIDSSQSAVDAAELSLEGVRAENTVGNRTVLDILDAEQELLGSRVQLVTARRNAYVAGFSLLAAMGRAEARDLGLFPGEQLYDPQTNYEAVRGKWWDWERTEAPTTTGTSTVDIPAPDAEIPGEIQGPELDRRPS is encoded by the coding sequence ATGCTGCGCGGTACTTTGCTGACGATTGCGGGGCTGGCCGCAGGCAGCGCGCTGGTGCCAGCCAGTGCCTCGGCCGACACGCTGAGAGAAGCGTTGGCGCAGGCCTATCGCACCAATCCGGTACTGGCCGGGGCCCGGGCGCAGCAGCGTGGGACGGATGAGAACGTGGTTATCGAAAAATCGCGCGGACGGCCGTCGGTCGATGCCACAGCCGATTATATCGAATTCGTGAAACAGGCCTCCACCAGCTTTACCGCTCCTGAAAGGTCCGTCGGTACGGGACTCGATCTTGGCGTGCCGCTATATTCCGGCGGTGCGGTCAAGAATGCCGTGCGGGCGGCGGAAACGCGGGTTGCCGCCGGTCAGGCAGAGCTTCGCGCAACCGAATCCTCGCTTTTCAGCCAGGTTGTGGCCGCCTACATGAACGTCATCGGGCAGGAAGCGATTGTCGGCCTTTCCGCAAACCAGGTCGATGTGTTGGCCGTGAACCTGGATGCGACGGGCGACCGGTTCGAAATCGGCATCCTGACACGCACCGACGTGGCGCAATCGGCATCGCGGCTGGCGTTGGCACAAGGGGACCTGCAGTCCGCGCGCGCCAACCTCATCAGCGCCCGTGAAAACTATATCCAGCTGGTTGGCGAAGCGCCGACGAACCTCCAGCCCCCGCCCCCTTTGCCGGGCCTTCCCGCTACGGTCGGCGAGGCGGTGCTGATCGCGCTGGAATCCAACCCCGATCTGATTGCAGCGATCGAACGCGCCGAAGCGGCCGGGATCGACATTCGAGTGGCAGGTGCCGGACGTCTTCCGCGCGTCAGCCTGTTTGCTGGCGGCAATTACAACAACTTCCTTGGCACGTTGGGCGGATCGGGCGGCGGTGTTGCCGTCAATCCGCCGCAGGGCCAGACCAGTGCGCAGGTTGGCGTGCGCCTGTCCGTCCCGCTGCTGCAAGGCGGACTGACGGCAGCCCGCGAACGGCAGGCCAGCGCATTTGCCAGTGCCGCGCTGGAGCAGGTCATCGCGGTCGAGCGTGACGTCATCGGGCAGGTTCGCTCCAGCTGGTCGAGCTGGCAGGCCGCGCTCGCCATTATCGATTCTTCGCAATCGGCGGTCGATGCGGCGGAATTGTCACTCGAAGGCGTGCGCGCCGAAAATACGGTCGGCAACCGCACCGTGCTCGATATATTGGATGCCGAACAGGAACTGCTTGGGTCACGGGTGCAATTGGTGACTGCACGGCGCAACGCCTATGTCGCCGGCTTTTCCCTGCTGGCTGCCATGGGCCGCGCCGAAGCGCGCGATCTGGGCCTGTTCCCGGGCGAGCAGCTGTACGATCCGCAAACCAATTACGAGGCGGTTCGCGGCAAGTGGTGGGACTGGGAACGCACCGAAGCACCGACCACGACCGGTACCAGCACCGTTGACATTCCCGCCCCCGACGCGGAAATACCGGGCGAAATTCAGGGTCCGGAACTGGATCGGCGCCCGTCTTAG
- a CDS encoding protein-L-isoaspartate O-methyltransferase family protein yields MRPFNPTSAETLDPPHTARRAMIDSQLRPSGINDLSTLERLAAVPREDYVPPEMRAFAYTDRAVSLGDGRNIAPPLFYGALLQEAKPRQADRVLVLDGGSGYLAALVQPLAGTVEVLNIDEAAKKSGKSGDYTLLLIDGAVEEFPTHLAKRLADDARVVTGVVTNGVTRLASGRKVGKSVALVELAEMGIPRLTAFDTVKAWAF; encoded by the coding sequence GTGCGACCCTTCAATCCGACCAGTGCCGAAACGCTCGATCCGCCGCATACCGCACGCCGCGCGATGATCGACAGCCAGCTTCGCCCCAGCGGTATCAACGATCTATCGACGCTGGAACGCCTGGCCGCCGTGCCGCGCGAAGATTACGTGCCGCCGGAAATGCGCGCCTTCGCTTACACCGACCGCGCCGTATCGCTGGGCGATGGGCGAAATATCGCACCCCCATTGTTCTACGGTGCGCTGTTGCAGGAAGCGAAGCCCAGGCAGGCCGACCGCGTGCTCGTGCTGGATGGCGGCAGCGGTTATCTTGCCGCGCTTGTGCAACCGCTGGCAGGCACTGTGGAAGTCCTCAACATCGATGAGGCGGCGAAGAAATCCGGCAAGAGTGGCGACTATACGCTGCTGCTGATCGATGGTGCGGTGGAAGAGTTTCCCACTCATCTGGCGAAGCGTTTGGCCGATGACGCCCGCGTGGTCACAGGCGTTGTCACCAATGGCGTGACCCGGCTGGCATCGGGCCGCAAGGTTGGCAAATCGGTCGCTCTGGTAGAGCTGGCGGAAATGGGCATTCCGCGGCTGACCGCTTTCGACACGGTCAAGGCCTGGGCCTTCTGA